Proteins found in one Crassostrea angulata isolate pt1a10 chromosome 3, ASM2561291v2, whole genome shotgun sequence genomic segment:
- the LOC128179099 gene encoding uncharacterized protein LOC128179099, with amino-acid sequence MALISKPNNFDMEQHAHDHSNTQIPPPPAYGTPHPQQLQTSSSQVTIVTTGGFQQPEVVTAPVRNYDRTFSAIVGTICFLPTGICALILALNAKNQFRAGDTDRAQTSNNWASRLTELSFICGGVWIGLVIFFSIRSKYIHE; translated from the exons ATGGCCTTAATCTCAAAACCCAACAATTTCGATATGGAACAACATGctc ATGATCATTCGAATACCCAAATTCCCCCGCCCCCAGCATACGGGACTCCGCATCCTCAGCAGCTGCAGACAAGTTCATCACAAGTGACCATCGTT ACAACCGGTGGATTTCAACAACCAGAAGTGGTAACTGCTCCTGTTCGAAATTACGACCGGACCTTCTCCGCTATTGTTGGCACTATCTGTTTCTTACCTACCGGAATATGCGCCCTCATTCTTGCTCTTAAC GCAAAGAACCAGTTTCGCGCAGGTGACACTGATAGAGcacagaccagtaataactggGCCTCGCGTTTGACCGAACTGTCATTTATTTGTGGAGGCGTGTGGATAGGCCTCgtgattttttttagtattcGTTCTAAATACATtcatgaataa